ttgattttcctGCTGGCCTGGAGCTCTGTTTTTTGGGGAAGCAGCTGTACTGTATATCGGATAAGAAAGTCTGATATGGGCTTGAAAACTTTGGAGGAGCTAGTCTCAATAAGAAAGACTTTGGATAGGCAGACTGTGAAGCTTAATGGATTGGAGAGAAATCTTCACCGCGTGCTGAGCAAGGTGCTCTTTCTCTCCGATGCGGATGTGCATGCCCCAGGAAGATTCTCCTCCAAGGCAGATCCTTTGACAGAGCTATCAGAGCGTCTAAATAAATTGCTTAAGAGACTAAACCAGTTGGAGAATCTAGATCTGGattctataaaaaatttagaaacttCTTTGGAACCGAACTTACAAAAGGATGTGCCAAAAGTTGGtaggttataaaaatattatacctAATTTATAAACTCACCTGATAATCCTTTGTAGATTTCAACCAGCCTGCCAAATCGGATTGTTACGAACTGGACGAAGACCTGCGAGTAGATGGCGTCTATAGGTTCCTGGTTCCCGAGCGGAATGAAGTCCATCGCGATTTGCACGAGCGTTACTGCGCCTTTGCCACCGATGGTCCCGCCTGGACGGTGATCCAGAACCGAGGTGGCGCCTTCGATCCCATCGAGAACTTTAATCGCACTTGGGACGAGTATCGCGCGGGTTTTGGCAATTTATCCCGGGATTTCTGGTTCGGCAACGAGTTCACGCACAAGATTCTCTATCGCGACGATCATGAGTTGAGGGTCGAgttgcaggaggaggaggagcaggaagcCGCAGATTGGGCGGAGTATCCAGTTTTCCGGCTGGACAGCGAGCGCTACAACTATCAGCTTTTGGTGGAGGGAGAGATCCGGGGTTCGCTACCAGGTGCCTTGGAGCAGCTGAATGGAATGGATTTCAGCACCTACGATCGGCGGAGGGATCCCCAGGATCCCGAGAGCACCGGGGATTCCAGCTGTGCCCAGGAGTACGGCGGAGGTTGGTGGTTCGATCGCTGCTCGCAGTCCAATCTGAATGGAGAACTTGGTGTCCACCAGAGACGGAGTCCAGCCATCATCTGGTCGAATTGGCGGACGGGGaccgaaaaaccgaaaaggtCGCGCATGATGATACGACCCGTGAACCCAATTCCGGGGGGCTACTTTTACGAGGAGTAGATTTACAAGGACGAGATTTAAAAGCAAATGTAGCTAGAGTTCCAGCAAATTGAACGTTACCGATAGGTGGCACTGCAAATAAACGTTACCGATAGGTATCGAATCCACTGGCATTTTGGGGCTTtcctgatttatttaaataattatttatatattcctacattgtaattaatttgaatcatttattaaatatatacatatcttTAAACATGCCACTTTGTTAAATCATCTCTGCCACTCTGCAAGGTATCGAATATTTATCGAATGGAATTGAGTGAGCGAGAGAACAATAGAAAGAGAAGGCAAGTTTTACCTTGGTTCGAAGCAGAGACAATAAAGCttgttataattaattaattaaatacaacaaaatacttaaaaaaatgttaaaagcaAATTACTACCAATGTTTCAATAATTCCCCATGTAAagattgtcaaaaattaaagttttaattctaatcaattgggaattttattacaaGTTTAAAGcggcattttaaaaatttgttttttaaaaaattaattgggaCTTGCAGGATTTTCTATGGCTTTATTTTCAAAGAGTTGCACAGGTCAAATTCATccaaaatgccaatcgattaggaattttattacaaactcAACGCGTATTGTATTCCATTCCAAGTTTGGACCATTTTGTGGTTTGTTTTGAACAAGATATATTTCTTTTGGAGGACTagatacaaatttttacatttctaCAGTTTTTGATTTGTGATTTACACACGAGCTTCAGCTTTTGGCCGCGTTGGCGCTTTAGCGAAAATGCAGTAGTGTGACCGCGACTGCGCGCATGTAATATACCGCAAAGCCGCAAAAATGTCCTAAAATTCGGGGCAAGTCAAAACCAACGGCCAGTCggcgaaaaaatttcaaatcgtTCGGTTGGGGGCGGATGTTTTTCAAGGTCTCCATTCCAAACAACATTGCCGCTTGGTCGCATTGTCGCATTTTATTGATTACAACGCGGACTTACATCAAGTGTTATTAACCGTTTAAGCATAGGACCAAACCACTGTCAAATTTTATGTAATATCGCACAttacaaaattgtatttacattTACGATCCGACTGTAATTGTTTTTGCGCGGGTGTAAGTGCACGTGTGTGAGTGAAGGATTACGGGAAAATTGTAAGCATCATGTTTGTGTGCGTGGGAGTTAAGGAAACTCGGAAAAGTTATTAACCAAATCAGAGTTCAACAAAAGGTGAGAAATTGAGAGATGCGGTTTGTAGGACCTGCaacaatcaataaaaaaacaaccacCCTTCAAAGCGTCTGTTTACCCTGTCAAAAAAAACCGGATTTCTCAGTCATTTggcaaacaaagaaaattgGGTGTTTTTCTGTGGGTCCAATTAAATTATCCGTCTAGACTCTACACTCTAGACCGATTTTGCACTCGATTCGCATTGGGGattggttaaaaataaaaccaacatAAGAATCGGAGCAGACAAAGTGTTACAAAATGGAAGACGCAGGGCAAGAAAAGGGGGTCTCTTTAATTTATGCAGCTCATCTTTATTTAGCCTTACTCGATTCCCTACTTATACCCCATTCATTCAGAATCGTTTCATCTTTTATATATACCCATACCATAACCATATCATACCATAAATTTCTTCTTCGAAAGGGGAGCGTTAAACCCGTTTTGAGCATCTCGATTCGGATTCggtattatttttacttttgttgTGCCATGCAATTCGCTTTTATTCGAGTTCGTCGTGTGCTGGGCATTgtataattcaatttaaattgattttttcattGTTGTGGTGTCCGTTTCACTTTTTCTCGCGCAAGGGGCGCTTTCTGCTCTGCGTTATTCTTTCCCCACTTTCGAGCCCCTTCTAATCTAACTATCTGGATTCGGGGGGtctgttgtttgttgtttgtatcGCCTATTGTGCTAATTATAAGCCATCGGTCTCGGTTTGCCTTCGATTTGCTTACTTAactcttgttttaataaaatgttgtgAGTGCAGGTGGTAATTTTAGAAACAAATGGAAACTTTTTATTGTTAGAACAGAACATCCCGAGTAGTTATTTGCTGCCTTACATTaagtaattttgtatttattacaGGGGGCGATTGATACGAAGTTTTTACAAACTTTTTTTGATGTCATGAAATTGACAATTGAGATTTAGTTTTGGTTGTAATTCATAGGTAAATTCGTCCTTATTTCTATCGACTTCCCACCAAAGATTTCAATGTATAAAACTATTGATCCTTAAAACTATTGATCCTAAGTTTAtcttatgtaaaatattttattgattgtAACCATATCTAAGTACTCATACTCATTTGCCGCATATATTCCCATTCTCTTTTTAttactacacagagaaaaaaaaataccaaaaataatcatcCATCGAGtaatttttcatatcaattttggcccatctgttttcatatcaaaatgatatttccgaacatatgattttgtaccaaattgatatgaaatcataccgttttgatatggaaaaattgatatgaagcAATATCCGTTCCAtattgttccgtttttttctctgtgtagtacAAAATGTTCTTACAAACGAATCCATTTATTGATTGCAATTTATTCGGTTCTTTGTTTTAATGGCCTTGCTTAATTCTTGAAGAAACACATTATTTGCTTTTTCTGTCTTAGTTGTTTTGGACAGGTACTAAATCCATTTAAGGTGAGCTTTTATTTCTTCGCGTGTCGCTGCGAATTTAGTTATTCGCACTAGTCGATAAAGATCTGGCTTGGCACGAACATAAACACGGGATTCCAGAGCCCGGGTTCTCATGCTGGTGACTCTATTCCACttgaattgtttatttttgctaatttgcaatttttaaacattaggTCGTATGTTAAGCGGGAAtgccaaaaacatttttagctCATTTGCATGAGCCTCCCATTTGGCAAGACAGGGAAACGATGCAGCGGGCAAAAATTCCGCCATAATCATGACAATCAATCGATCATCAAATGTAATGGCCCAAAATATTCCAAACCCgccctcgtcgtcgtcgtcggtgGTCAAGTGGCCAATGGAGCTGAAAAGTTAAATTGTCGCCCGGTTCCTCCTCTGAACCGCGGCAGGTTCATTGACTTCTCCAGGGTGCCAGACGTCCGGGGATGATGACGTTGACGGAACCGCAACAGTTACAGGAGCCAACAAAGGCAGCAGAAACCCCGGCCAAACACCAATAAAAGCAACAAAGCCAATGGCACTTGCAGTCAACagtttgcaaaagaaaaaaaaatcaaataccaaccacaaaaaattaaaccaacaaaaaagtCAGGAGGGAGGTCCAAGTTGTGGCATCCTGAAACTTTGAATACCCTTTAAaagtatctttaaaaatatgtattaaatgtatttggtatttaaactaaggtttttttgatttatctttgatttattacaatttattctaaatttaatAGGTAAATCAAGTCTTGAACTTCTTAAGTTCACTATAAAGACTTACTAAAAACAGCGTAAAGTGATAaatctgaaatatttttaagtttcaagGAATTGTATTGAAGAAGTTAAGAATACTTTTCACATAAATTAAATCCATGTGTAATCGCTTCGGATTATATTACAAAGAATCAAGCTACACTGCATGAATAtagtaaaacaaacaaatggaaagataaactagttttgcactatgAAACTGGTTTTTACAACGTTGCATTTCTATGCCAACAGATGGGTAAGATATTATTTAATCGTCAAGCCGTTGATGGGATAGAAGTAATACCCTTTTTTGGAGGGTATCggccaaaacaaaaccgtAACTGTGGCTAAACGAAATGAAACGAGATTTCAATGCAGGAATTTCCATTACAAATGTTGCGGTTGTTAATGTTATTGTTGCTTCTGCCATTGAAGTCTGGTTTTGTCAACTGTCGTTTGGGGCAATTGGGGCTATGCAGTTATACTATGCAGAACTATGCAGCCCGAAAATCTGGGGATTTGTACCAGGGTAACTCTCGACGGCAACTGGCAATTTGACAAACGCTGCACGCACTTGGCCCGGAATGAGTTTTCGATTGGAGCCTCGTTTGTTGCACGTTTAGGCCGAGTGCAGAACTCAAATTTCGAGTGCTGGCAACAAGCCGGGATGCAATTGacccgaaaaccgaaaaaccaaaGTGGGTAAGTGGGGGCAACCACCACGGACCATTGGAACTGCAGGCCGCAGAAACTCGTTCGAGTTGATTTGGCATCTTGTATTCATCTTGTGGTTCAATGAGTCAGCCCCGCAGTCCGGTCCGCATTTTCGATGCTTGACAACGTTCCGCCTTTCACCCGGTCTTTCCCTACCTTTCCACTCCACTCaattcctttcctttccgaaaaccgaaaaccaagaGGGCTTCCGAATCTCTGCCCTCAATCGGTTGCCAGATGGCCATTTGGCAGGCCGTAAATGCAAAAGGCAAAGATCAGGGGTAGGGTTTTGAAGAGGAGTACGAGATAAGCAGATGTTCTGATCcattcaaaattaaacttttattgGGGGCGGGGGCTTGGAAAAAAGTTATCAATATACACAACGAATTAAAACTTCACAGACGGCTGTCTGCAGTTTAATCTGTGCGAATGGGAAACGAATAAAATATCAGcacgaaaattaaatatgcatGGGTATTATCGCAGGATCAAAGCTAGCATGTCAGgttgcaaatatatttttaatttgaatcgTTAGGATGTTacatatcaaataaatatacgtagttattctacatttttaagtaatttaccTTTAGAATAATATGAAACTATATTTTAccattgattttaaataatgtcAGACTTTAAATGCaaaggcctagtactcacttcaatcaaaaagcctacgaaatgaaaatctccatacgaaattttgatcacgaaatttttcgcctgtcatttttgtatagaatatttcatttcgttgcctttttggATCCCTGAAATCTGAGATAATAAGGATCATATGTTAGGGTTGtcgaatattattaaaaatatcgtatcgattagaaaatatcgataatttaaaatatcatttaaaaattcccaattcataattttaatatcataaaatatcaaataacaaaatatcatAAAGCTGAAATGTTGAATAACTATAgatgtaattttaataaatgtaagATAGAACTATCAAGATAAGaaccatttttatataatattcttttaaatacaacgaacttttattaaaaatcacatCATATGATATCATATTATATCAGatcatatcatataatatcatatcatatcatatcatataatatcatatcatatcatataatatACATAGAAATTGTAGGATATAAACCTATATCTGTATAGTATGTCTTGAAGACTTTCGATAGCCATTATAAGTCGTGCCCCCCTGCTAATATGTACCTTCACTTGCACTTGCTCCGTTCATCGTTCTCGTGACCATCATCATAATTATCATCATCGCCTTTGCGGCCCATCTTCGTTGTCGTTGGTTGCTGGTCGTTTGTCGGTCGTCGCCGTCTCATTTGCGTGGGCTTAACAACAAACAGAAGACTGCAAACAACAGAGCCAACAACTTTTTCAAGGGCCTGTGCCAATTCTCGAATGCTCTCTTTCCGTCTCTGTTTTGTTCTCCGGGTTCCTCCTCAGTCTTTTATGGCTGCTTTTACTTGGCAATCGATAAACAACGACCTTCTCCCAGCCCCTCCCCCTCTCTTCTTGGCCAGCTGAAATGGCTAGAAGTTACTGGGATTACTTGGAGGAGCATTCTGTAGTGTTCTGGTCGGGTTCTTTTGTCTCGTCCCGTTTAGGGGAGCTTATTCGCCACTTGAAGCTGCCAGCCAGTCAGCCACTCGAGGATGCACTCTCCCCCACCCACTTTGCCCCCGTCCTTCTCCATCAGTCATCAGCCATCAGGCACCTGCCCTCCCAGCTCCATCCTCatcctgctcctcctgttCCACTTGTTTCCAGGCATTTTTCAAAGTTAATTGCTTGCCGGCAATCggctgagaaaaaatgcagaaaGGCCGTTGAGAGTTAGACCTCTCAAGGGGCTAAACAAAAGCCATACTCCAGGATTTTTAACAGAAACTATTACTGCGATTTCAAGAATTTCTTATGCGGGAATACCAAATCCCCTAATATCCCATAGACTTAAagccatttaatttaaaaaacaataataatactttatcTTATTTATAGCTTGTCGTACAATTACCTTTGTTTAAGGTTAGGCAGGTGTACTCATATCTAAGTTATGACAGTGCACGCGTTAatgacaaatatttaaaattagtgtACCTaggaattaatattaaatagttaaaataagTATACATTCAAGAAACCAAAATGCAAGCGTGCTTAGAACTTAAAAAcccctttaaaaaataaaatttaattcctAAAATATATGGGTGAACGCAGTGCTCTTAAAATTCCTATTCCGTATTATGGATGGGGAAAAGCACCTTAAACAAGTTCGCAGATTAATGCCAAAGTAAAGATTTCCACGTAGTGGCTGTAAAAGAACCAAAAATGGGTTCACCAATGGCCAACGACGTTCAAGAACTTTACAACAAATGAAGAAAGATATTAtgtgaaaagtgaaataaagaTGGTGCAAATGGAGCTGTAAAgttgattaaatatttagtttaaaggAAGAGCTCGTAAATGCCCTTTCTCGTAGTCTAAGAGTTACAATTgctaaaagaaattaaattaaactaaagaaaagaaaatactgTAAA
This portion of the Drosophila takahashii strain IR98-3 E-12201 chromosome 3R, DtakHiC1v2, whole genome shotgun sequence genome encodes:
- the LOC108056176 gene encoding techylectin-5A, whose translation is MEMMVRSEKILLKRMVSLVSLKKFSLIFLLAWSSVFWGSSCTVYRIRKSDMGLKTLEELVSIRKTLDRQTVKLNGLERNLHRVLSKVLFLSDADVHAPGRFSSKADPLTELSERLNKLLKRLNQLENLDLDSIKNLETSLEPNLQKDVPKVDFNQPAKSDCYELDEDLRVDGVYRFLVPERNEVHRDLHERYCAFATDGPAWTVIQNRGGAFDPIENFNRTWDEYRAGFGNLSRDFWFGNEFTHKILYRDDHELRVELQEEEEQEAADWAEYPVFRLDSERYNYQLLVEGEIRGSLPGALEQLNGMDFSTYDRRRDPQDPESTGDSSCAQEYGGGWWFDRCSQSNLNGELGVHQRRSPAIIWSNWRTGTEKPKRSRMMIRPVNPIPGGYFYEE